In one window of Microtus pennsylvanicus isolate mMicPen1 chromosome 2, mMicPen1.hap1, whole genome shotgun sequence DNA:
- the LOC142844701 gene encoding uncharacterized protein C11orf98 homolog, with translation MGPPGGKINRPRTELKKKLFKRRRVLSRDRRRKRQVVGAVIDAGLTTRHHLKKRASSARANITLSGKKRRKLLQQIRHAQKEKAAMEVENPSKSSRTSEPQPKRQKKMKVPQDVDMEDLGDES, from the coding sequence ATGGGACCTCCCGGAGGAAAGATCAATCGTCCCCGCACGGAGCTGAAGAAGAAGTTATTCAAGCGCCGGAGGGTGCTGAGCAGGGATCGGCGACGGAAGCGCCAGGTGGTCGGGGCTGTGATAGACGCGGGGCTGACCACAAGGCACCACCTCAAGAAGCGGGCATCCAGTGCACGTGCCAACATCACGCTGTCCGGGAAGAAGCGCAGGAAACTCCTGCAGCAAATCCGCCATgctcagaaagaaaaagcagccatGGAAGTGGAAAACCCCTCCAAGTCATCCAGGACTAGTGAGCCACAGcccaaaagacaaaagaagatgAAAGTTCCCCAGGATGTAGATATGGAGGATCTGGGAGATGAGAGCTAA
- the LOC142843133 gene encoding lethal(3)malignant brain tumor-like protein 2 isoform X2, translating into MEKSRDAEETPSSEPMEEEEEDDLELFGGYDSFRSYNSSAGSESSSYLEESSEAENEDREAGELPTSPLHLLSPGNTRSLDGSGSEPAVCEMCGIVGTRDAFFSKTKRFCSVSCSRSYSSNSKKASILARLQSVLMTSSGASEILKSSGNGMPIFQET; encoded by the exons ATGGAGAAATCGCGGGACGCTGAG gAGACGCCGTCTTCAGAGCcaatggaagaagaggaggaggatgacttGGAACTCTTCGGGGGCTACGACAGCTTCCGAAGTTACAACAGCAGCGCGGGCAGTGAGAGCAGCTCCTATCTGGAGGAGTCGAGTGAGGCAGAGAATGAAGACCGGGAAGCCGGGGAGCTTCCCACCTCACCTCTGCATTTGCTCAGCCCTGGGAACACTCGCTCCCTGGATGGAAGTGGTTCTGAGCCAG CGGTCTGTGAGATGTGTGGTATCGTGGGCACAAGAGACGCTTTCTTCTCAAAGACCAAGAGGTTCTGCAGTGTCTCGTGTTCTAGGAGCTACTCCTCCAACTCCAAGAAAGCCAGTATCTTGGCCAGACTGCAG AGTGTCCTCATGACGTCCAGTGGAGCCTCTGAGATCCTCAAGAGCTCAGGCAATGGCATGCCAATCTTCCAGGAGACGTAG
- the LOC142843133 gene encoding histone acetyltransferase p300-like isoform X1 — MGISPGPEAYDACDHKMEELGVGLGEESNDQEAEVPIPRRETPRPLSTQCCIRNLVHACQCRSAYCSLPSCQKMKRVLLHTKGFKRKTNSECPICKQLIALCCYHAKRCQKNGCPVPFCSNIKKKIRQRQLQHRLQQAQMLRRRMASMQRTGVAGHQLGLPSPTPETPTSASDQQPAIP, encoded by the exons ATGGGGATATCTCCGGGCCCTGAG GCTTATGACGCCTGTGACCATAAAATGGAGGAACTAGGCGTTGGCTTGGGTGAGGAGAGCAACGACCAGGAAGCAGAAGTGCCCATACCGCGGCGGGAAACCCCTCGCCCTCTGAGCACACAATGCTGCATACGGAATCTGGTGCATGCGTGCCAGTGCCGCAGTGCCTActgttctctgccttcctgccagAAGATGAAGAGGGTCCTGCTGCACACCAAAGGCTTTAAACGGAAAACCAATAGTGAATGCCCCATCTGCAAACAGCTTATTGCCCTCTGCTGCTACCATGCCAAGCGCTGCCAGAAGAACGGATGTCCGGTGCCATTCTGCTCtaacatcaagaaaaaaatacgGCAGCGACAGCTGCAGCACCGGCTCCAGCAGGCTCAGATGCTCCGCAGGAGGATGGCCAGCATGCAACGGACTGGTGTGGCAGGACACCAGCTGGGTCTGCCGTCCCCAACTCCTGAGACTCCAACCAGCGCTTCTGACCAACAGCCAGCCATTCCATAG